The genomic DNA CGTAGTTAATAATATATCTATGATGATAACTCTATATGTTAGTTAATAATGGATTAAGAATGCAGGGCCAATGATTTTCTCAATAATGCACTAATTAGCTCCTttagattaatattttttaagtcttTACcagaattttcatttttattactttttctaattaaccaaaaaaaaatgattagcATAACAACTGTATGCACATGTGTTAGCTTTGACcatctttgttttattttttaccttaataataccccatattttatCTCATACCGTGGTAGAATATAAATCTTAAATCATATTCGTAACCCCCGCAATAGGAAACAAGGTCCCTTAATTGGCTTACTCCATGCCTAGctacaaataaaaaagaaaatttgatggTGCACTCATGtttcttaataaattatgaTATGACAGAATAAGAGTGGCCTTGTGGTTGAGTTGGGTGAGATGGCTTTAAGGGTTCTTTCTAGGTAGCTTACAAGTATAACGAAGGGAAAGAGGAGTTTAGAGATGAAGGAAAAGATAGAAAATCTCTCTTATTTTGTATTCAAAATTCGTTTTTGTGTTTTGCTACACATTTGTTGCTAGATCTTGCTAGCGAGACCCTTGATTTCCAAAGAGATACATCTTGGACACACTAGGCAACTGTCCAGATGATTGATGACCCAGTTAGGTTGCTGGGGCCTTATGCTAGGAACTTACTTATACCCCCACCTGATTTGCTATGTGAAGGTAAATAGCATGCAATGACCAATTCTACGTCGACTCAAATACTAATAATACTGTGCGCATTAGTGACATCACCATTTTAAGTGATTAATTAGTGATGTCTTTCGTGTATTCtgatattaaaattttctttttttttttattaaaaagggTAAGATGAAAAAAACATATCCTTGGGATTtggtaaaattacaaaaatcattCATAACCTTTTAGAAATAGTAATAACATCTCTTGGCATtgaataaagaaatataaaataactattttaccctttattctttcatttgattttaaaaataaataataaacttatTAGATTCATCACTGGCGTTGGTGTGTAAGATAAACCTAATAGGTTTCGTATCAATGTGGAATGAACCAAAATGGGTTCGAGATGAATAACAAATCTATATTTGAGTtcgaagatgagagagatagacCCGTGCATGCATCATTGTCGTTGCAGaaatcaccatcaacacaaGCTTAGATAAATGGTTATATTGAATCCAAGTGAGCTTACAAAGGGTTTAACTGAACCCTACATTTATATTGAATTGAATCCTAGcaagacaaagaagaaaaagatatgtTATTTGGGATTATCGTTCTTACGCGGTCCTTTATCGCTCGTGCCAtcgattttgacaaaaaaagtaaattatagaTGGAGATTTTGTCTCACTACACAGTATAAGAAATCGAACGCATGACTTATTAGTGCAAATTCTAACTTATCATGACCCAACCACTTGACCTGTACCTTGAAGGGAAAATATGTTACTTGCGTAGACAATTGGTGGTGACGATTTGGCAACTTAGCTGTCAAAAAATGATAAAGAAGAGCCGGAAAAAAGCAATTGGTGATGACGATGGCTAAATGAGGTGAGAGCAACAATAAAGActttcaagtaaaaaaaaaggagaacattttaaatataaaggtattttagttattcttaaatatttaattaagtttaacTAACAATAGGAGAATTTTACAATATGGTCTTAAAATTCTAGAATgctcattatattttttttcaagtgtCAAAACAATTCCATCAAACTTGAGGGTGTTGTTTgcaatttactaaaaaaaaaagataatttcaaTCACAAAACAGCAAGAAGTAGCTGTGGACGGTACTGTCTCTGATTTGATGCTAATATGCTCATTCAGGGAACTGTGGTGTGGTGGTTGCTTTTGGACTAGAAAAAGGGTGTTGATTTTGCAATgctgttatatgtatatgtaaatatatatattattcaagtAGAAAGCTGTGCACTTAAGAACACATCCAAAATTAAACATCTCGTAAATTAAAATGAGAGTTGTTGGAGGAATTGGGGTTGGTGGTGGGAAGGGGTTGGGGGGTGGTTTTGTTTTGCGTAGAGAAAGTGATTTGTGCGTGGCTTAAGATTAACTTAAAGAGATTTTAGAGTTAACAAAACTCAAAGGCCTTTGCCTGCCAGCCAGCCAATCCTTTTCACTTCTTGCAGTTGGATCAAAGACAAAGTTGATTGCCTTTTACTTACCTTCCATCTTGATTTTTGCTTCCAAActgatattttcattttaacttttataaagaactagtattattattattataaaaataatatgacaAAGGAATTACAATCATCAGTTTATacgagttttatttttttggggcaTTTAAAGTTTTGTTTAGTTGACGTTGCTTTATCTTAGCAAGTCATTAACCAATTAGTAGTTGGTGATTGGATACTTACTTCAGTTCCCTATCCCCGCCCTATTTCtccatttaattattataagtataatttgaaATTAGTTGTCCGCAACGAAACGTGAATGGGAAGGTTCTCCCACTTTCtcagaagagaagagaagggagCGAGGGAAATGCTTCTCAACGGGTCTTAATCGCCTTTCCGTAAGAGGCATGGTTGCGTGCGCATTAACTCTCGCGGACTCGCTTCCACGTGTCAGAGCACGTAATTTTTCACCCAACGCCCCGACTTTTCATTCCCGAACTACCCCTCACTCAACCCCACAAAATCGCGAGTGCCGCTCTTTCCTCACTCGACCCAGAGAGTAGACAATCACAGTGAACGCGCCTCGACCGTTATGCTCGTAATTCTCCCCGTAATAACGGTCATATTTCCGGCCttctattctctctccctctctctctctctctctctattactTCTCCTTCTACTACTactactgctgctgctgcttgtGTCTGTATGTTAGGGTTTTGAGGCGGTGAGATGAGAGTGAAGTGAGCTATAATGGTGGTTTCATCGAAATGTGGGGCTCACATTACCAGCTCCAAAAGGCCTCCATTGTTGTCTTCTGGCGGCGAAAATGGCGTAGTTGGCAATCGGAGGGCCAAATCCAGAGAAGTCATCTCTCGCTACCAGACGCCCATCGCTTCTCGAACGGCTGCTGCGATGTCGCCTACTCAGGCTTCGCCGGCCTCCGCGGCGATCAAGCGGTCGCAGTCGACAGAGCGGCGGCGGCTGGGGACTCCGAGGCCGAGTAATCTGGGGAATTCCAGTGAAATTTCGACCGCCGCGAAGATGTTGGTTGGTTCGACGAGGAGTTTGTCGGTTTCATTTCAGGGAGGGTCGTTTTCGCTTCCCATGAGCAAGGAGAAGCCGGCGACGGAGAGGAGGAAAGCGACGCCGGCGAGGGATGCGACGGAGAATTCGAAGCTTGTTGATCAACGTCGGTGGCCTGGAAGATCGCGGGATGTGAATTCTCTCACGAGGAGTCTGGATTGTACTGGTGATAGGCAGAAATTGGGTGGATCCGGGACTGGAGCTGTAGTTAGGGCTTTGCAGCAATCCATGATTAGCGAAAGAAGTAGATTGAAAGGGAACTCGACCAACACGGAGATTGATAAATCTGTTTACCATGCTGTTGATGCAAATTCTGATTCTGGAGCGGTACAAGAACGTGGGAATGTTTCTCGGGTGCGTGGAGGCCCACGGGGGATCATGGTTCCGGCGAGGTTCTTGCAAGAGAGTACTCACCAGCTCCGGCAAGTTCCAGAACCAGTTTCTCCCATGTCGAAGAACAATGGACTGAAAACAGTGGCTCCACCAAAATTCAATGCATTGAGCTGCAGGGGATTACCTTCCCCTGTTCGTGGGGCTGCCCGTTCGCCATCACCTAGCAAGATTGCAATAAATTCGGCTTCTTCTCCATCAGGGACTATTCCAAGTCCATCTCGAATCAGGAATGGTGTAGCAAGCAAGGTGAGTAATGAATTGTGGGACACTCCATCGATTCTCAGCTTTTCTGCTGATTTGAGGAGAGGGAGGGTTGGAGAAAACCGGGTTTTTGATGCACACCTGCTGAGGCTGCTGTATAACCGTCACTTGCAATGGCGATTTATAAATGCTAGAGCAGATTCTGCAATGTTGGTCCAGAAAGTGACTGCAGAGGTACAGCTCTTTGAATCCCATTCATTACGTCTGGACTTCATTTGTACCACAGCAATTTTATTTATGCTGTTGTGATGTTGGTCCAGCAATTTCATTTATAACTGAAAGCATCTTGTTTTAATTGTTATTTGGGACCATGGAATTTAATCTCTGTTGCTCCTTTGGACTTCCGAATCAAGTCAAATCTAGTGGTCAAGCTTGCTTAGACTTGAATATCTTTCTGATAAAACTTTTCACTGTTGAACACTCTAGAATCATATAAAATGGAATTTCCTCTTAGCTGCCAATTTTGATCCAAAGTGCAGTATACAAACACTTGGCTGATCACTACTTGTAGAAAGTTGCTGATAGTTGTACAATCATGAGAGATTTCCATAGATGGAAGGCCAACTATTTTGTTGTTCATTTCCTTGCAATCCTTAAAACCTCATTAAACCTtgaagataataatttttaaagttgGATGGGTTGATGGGCACATTATTTTCTGGTCTTTAGGACATATGGAAGTAGACAACTTTGATTGCATTCATCTCATTTAACGTTGGCTGATCACTACTTGTAGAAAGTAGACAACTTTGGTTCAATGCTCTGTTCTTACATTGTAATCTAACAGATATTACACGAGTGAAATTGATTCATGTTTTTAAGAGAttcatttttttcacttttgtttGTATTCGTTTAACCTTTTTCTTACTTTAATCAAAGTTGGTTTCTTATAAAAAGTATGAACTGAAAAATTGGCCAATGTCATTATAAAGCTTTCAAGTCAAGTTGcatacaaaataaaagagaatgaAATACAAGTAGAAATTTGAAAGATCTTTGTCCCCTAATCTTTTAAGTTAATTGATATGAAGTAATGCaaaatttgtaaatatatgGATCTAGACTAGTTTTGGCCCATTCTCATGTAACACATATGAGTTGTAATGAGCTTGGCTGTTATGCTTGCCTATGATGTAAATgaattagaattttgaaatatggcTTTATTTATGCTTAAAAACATAGGTATATTCTTGTGTGTAAGGAATGAAAATTCAATCTCTTTATGGATATATTTGCAGTTACAAAAGGGAAGTATGaaatgtcattttctttttgctgAAGAAGTGTCATATCACATGATAGATAAAgtaggaaaataaaattttgttcttCGTTCTGATTGGGAATGCCAATGTAATGCCCATTCAGGAGGGTCTGTATAAGCCATATGATTTCAGTTTAATAGTTGTGGGCCTAAGAAATGTTGTGGGTCTGTATAAGCCATATGATCACGAAGCACTCCTTTTGGTATTGTTGATTATCTGATGCTATTAGCATGTGAATAGCCAATGTTTTCTTCCAGACATGCATTTAGTATTCTTTGTCCAAGTTCACCAGAACAAGAAAACATAAGTGGACTCTATCAAATCTAAATAAGGTTGCAGGTGAAAGGGTAGTGTAGTGAAGTCAGGTGACCTTCTCACTAATCTGTTTTTTCTCTCACCTAGCATAATGAGGTACTGGAAGGATTTTTTTCTGAATATTCTTATCTGTACCAGGAAAGCCTATATAATGCCTGGGTGTCTACTTTGAAATTGCGGCATTCCGTTAAAGCCAAAAGAGCAGAGCTACAGTTGCTGCAGAAAAATTTGAAGCTATATTCCATTCTGAAGGGACAAGTAAGATCATTAATGCACTGAATTACTATATTCCATTCTTAAGGGACAAGTAAGATCATTAATGCACTGAATTACTTTTCTTTCATGGTTTAActtttaaagttttttattttcttttttggggaAAATTACATGTAGTAACCCTAAGGTTTAGGATAATTGTAAGAACTACTCctgatgtttgagaaaatatagtGAGTACCCCTAAGGTTTAATGCTATATTACAATTTTCCCTTTGCCATTAGTTAACCCCTagttaaacattaaaaaatggccaaaatacctatttaaaggctttctCCTTAATTCTCTCTCGACCAGCGGCGATGACAACAACactgttcttttttcttttttttaacctGGGGTATCTAGACTTACGCCCAACTAGTCCCCAGGGGTGGCAACATTTTTCCCTAATGCACCCCTAGGTAAATCCGGATGCGGACCCAGCCTATACACACTCGAAGTAGACTTTCAGGAAACGGCTGCCCTCCCTATGGACCCTCCTTTACGTCATGCAGATGGAACCCCCCTAAGAGGCGACATAGCACACCAAGACTACGCCTCCACAAGGATTCGAACCTCCGATGCTCTTGTTAACCTCCTCCTGCTTTACCGCTGAACCATGCCCGTGAGGGCAACAttgttcttttctctcttccttacATGATGAACAAAGACCAAATAAACCCAAGCGTCTTGGTTCATCGCACAAATGAACACAGATTTGGTTTGGGTtcatctctttcctctttctttcttctcatcGAACCTAGATCTAGTTTCAATAAAAAACCTAGATCAAACACCATCTAGGTTCATGATCGAACCCAAATACGTAATGGTCACCAATTGCTAATGactattggttttttttttttttgtaaaataaaaggagagagaaagagaggaaaaaagagagagaatgaagggtaaaatgattattttgtccttttctttATC from Diospyros lotus cultivar Yz01 chromosome 4, ASM1463336v1, whole genome shotgun sequence includes the following:
- the LOC127800709 gene encoding QWRF motif-containing protein 2-like, producing the protein MVVSSKCGAHITSSKRPPLLSSGGENGVVGNRRAKSREVISRYQTPIASRTAAAMSPTQASPASAAIKRSQSTERRRLGTPRPSNLGNSSEISTAAKMLVGSTRSLSVSFQGGSFSLPMSKEKPATERRKATPARDATENSKLVDQRRWPGRSRDVNSLTRSLDCTGDRQKLGGSGTGAVVRALQQSMISERSRLKGNSTNTEIDKSVYHAVDANSDSGAVQERGNVSRVRGGPRGIMVPARFLQESTHQLRQVPEPVSPMSKNNGLKTVAPPKFNALSCRGLPSPVRGAARSPSPSKIAINSASSPSGTIPSPSRIRNGVASKVSNELWDTPSILSFSADLRRGRVGENRVFDAHLLRLLYNRHLQWRFINARADSAMLVQKVTAEESLYNAWVSTLKLRHSVKAKRAELQLLQKNLKLYSILKGQIPYLDDWDLIDQDHLGSLSEAIEALEASTLRLPVVGGARVDIQNLKDAICSAVDVMQGMGSSIFSLLTKVDKVNSLVYELANSTAKEHALLEHCKDLLSTLTVMQVKNCSLGTHILQLRRTP